A single Xenopus laevis strain J_2021 chromosome 3S, Xenopus_laevis_v10.1, whole genome shotgun sequence DNA region contains:
- the scaf11.S gene encoding uncharacterized protein LOC100127298 isoform X2: MKNKRFMLAGSNKQHKDDDDDAREDSTWSNLVSCFTKERCPICLNFLRKDDVAFPENCYHAFCFTCILKWSETSTSCPVDRKPFQAVMKIDKIGCTKIPVKTKLTKESRERYSCDKKQCCSVGIENGKIYFRTDIAGETPLHNYKASTYEKNQCNTEEKTDLKLKIKRLSWSSAYCCGGYSDIYPPVNTSGTPNHVSNGSYAPQDSETSLIQMKRHELSYLRTPAVAWQTQCAPLSTEMETMMLPLPSFSFFDHIFPLNHYSSRNQDFSKRTCAQSGTQEGTEKKRAAGASSTRGTRKKPVQSSTRRRSTRNSKTEEVGQLQSSPKSSNSDHSATGCNSSSTNAESSQNVVKSPPKQKRSSKKRLQVRKSLRSNKHTQEESDESKENSESESEQSYQKKSKISRESSSEMGHTDTDTSADQVAEMCEHHMDEQSSDIPVSDTDKHFDEQHLPLSPQIESSDKIQYSPDFEKEDNFNKDIASPGLNNGQHIGAETDCSPPAEQIVLSQSVSPKLLDAQEDTGLCPELLHLEGNHNPGTVGIEKPKNLVSTDFVSEQSEGKDMEHTLHSASSSDSDTLLESENATVLPCMTIEKFSEPEENEEGGLQCKKENSDGSENATTLPFMTIEKFNEPEENEEDGLQCKKENSDGSSSVSDSHSIVIKPSDCLVSQNGYNIPPSLESIVVSQTGQGSLYHPASEKQGQSEVGNFGNILSKETHSVTEQSVELEETFESSVPEMQNCSESLLQEMLPTKPGDDDTASGFLEHKECFGKEASSANSPQENKDKPNFVSNKVTELPVQSTVAFSQMHVEVDGCEKQVNVDMENGNIMHENLESTINTGADLEAHKLLLSVNENGDKSDLNPEQGNVCKDDKSASDFVNSDKKQSEIDSMQEVMDKETLKSESDSQVSEKEDKSNVPNSESKEVNEKLKRETRTRKSRFHSPSTTWSPSKTDIKDRPRSRSRSKVRDSPAKRRSRTHSRDRDRDRGGQWKGRSRDRRHRRQSRSRSKSRSRSGSRPRTKNRFSAPDRNNDSHSPHWKDRRSHENWRGSRGHERYRRSDNEKSVEHSRRNEQYKSNEYSRRNEQAKSEHLHRSETEKRLNEADKHSDLSRRNESEKTGDNFQLKGFEQNNKFPKNEAEVPSDHSPLKELENVSKHLMHNEPQKPSEHILQNENLQQDESDRPSIPFQQKEPEKPNNCSQQEPKKPNNSFWQTEPEQQSESIQCNESEKANIFHHSEPEKPGNHFQKSDPERPGKSFWRNEHEKSSDHFRWNEPDNNRSNFWKNEPERPDNHCWPYEPDVPNEQFRNEKHNINRERSEQYPGNKNNYPDWNAENNTSIEKRGRGANRSRGYNRGSSWSDNQYHSGDSWNRNANSEWRAPRGRGGRGRGGFRGGISFGDQNENRWNDRPPFSGNSQYFGPDPSGLTDNRNFRPKYEQEPPNPPADRSGWSSASSWAVRKTLPADVQSYYSKRGKNNAGPQSGWSRQEVSQDQDQTIKETESQQVDASQVPVNVVQPQVNVVQQLMNPPPQQPMNIFPYPVGIHPPMVNIQHNPFNIPQLPMHLHPGLPIVQVAVPNTVPQGLPPPPPPPPPTQQLNYIASQQDGKHLQVNASASHVSSNMSAPLLPAPTASQGIAGNILGPNSGSVATSSHPVKFSARKESITAEAIADSSNKQKRVHIQERAAQEVKIAIKPFYQNKDITKEEYKEIVKKAVDKVCHSKSGEVDSSKVANLIKAYVDKYKHSRKKGD; the protein is encoded by the exons ATCAAAAGATTAAGCTGGTCTAGTGCTTATTGCTGTGGTGGCTACTCAGACATATATCCTCCTGTAAACACATCTGGTACACCTAACCATGTTAGTAATGG GTCATATGCGCCACAAGATTCTGAAACTAGTTTGATCCAAATGAAGAGACATGAGCTAAGTTACTTAAGGACACCTGCTGTAGCTTGGCAAACCCAATG TGCACCTCTTTCTACTGAAATGGAAACAATGATGCTTCCActgccttcattttctttttttgaccaTATCTTCCCATTAAATCACTACTCGTCCAGAAATCAAG ATTTCTCAAAGAGAACTTGTGCTCAATCAGGCACACAAGAAGGCACTGAAAAGAAGCGAGCAGCTGGTGCTTCCAGTACTAGAGGGACAAGGAAAAAGCCTGTTCAGTCAAGCACAAGGAGAAGGTCTACACGAAATAGCAAAACTGAGGAAGTCGGTCAACTTCAGAGTTCTCCAAAATCTAGCAATTCTGATCACAGTGCTACTGGCTGCAACAGCTCCTCCACAAATGCAGAGTCATCACAAAATGTAGTAAAGTCTCCACCTAAACAAAAAAGATCATCGAAAAAAAGATTACAGGTTCGAAAAAGCCTTCGATCCAACAAACACACACAGGAAGAATCTGATGAAAGTAAGGAGAATTCCGAAAGTGAATCCGAGCAAAGTTATCAAAAGAAGTCAAAGATATCAAGAGAAAGCTCTTCAGAAATGGGACACACTGATACAGATACATCTGCTGATCAAGTTGCTGAAATGTGTGAGCATCATATGGATGAACAGTCTTCAGATATACCAGTTTCTGATACTGACAAACATTTTGATGAACAACATTTGCCTCTCTCTCCTCAAATAGAAtcctctgataaaattcaatatTCACCTGACTTTGAAAAGGAGGACAATTTTAATAAAGACATTGCATCTCCTGGGTTAAACAATGGACAACATATAGGTGCTGAAACAGATTGCTCACCACCTGCAGAGCAAATTGTATTGTCACAGTCTGTTTCTCCAAAACTACTAGATGCTCAAGAGGATACTGGTTTGTGTCCTGAACTGCTGCATTTGGAGGGAAACCATAATCCTGGCACTGTAGGAATAGAGAAGCCAAAGAATTTAGTGAGTACAGATTTTGTATCAGAACAATCTGAGGGGAAAGATATGGAGCATACATTACATTCTGCATCTTCTTCTGATTCTGATACTCTTCTGGAGTCTGAAAATGCAACAGTTTTACCATGCATGACAATAGAAAAGTTCAGTGAACCTGAGGAAAATGAGGAAGGTGGATTGCAGTGTAAAAAAGAGAATTCTGATGGATCTGAAAATGCAACAACTTTACCATTCATGACAATAGAAAAGTTCAATGAGCCTGAGGAAAATGAAGAAGATGGATTGCAATGTAAAAAAGAGAATTCTGATGGATCTTCATCAGTCAGTGATAGCCATTCCATAGTAATCAAACCCAGTGATTGCCTTGTTTCACAAAATGGCTATAACATTCCTCCTTCATTAGAAAGCATTGTTGTATCACAGACAGGTCAGGGATCTCTATATCATcctgcttcagaaaaacaaggACAATCTGAAGTTGGTAATTTTGGAAATATTTTGTCAAAGGAAACTCATTCTGTGACTGAACAATCTGTTGAATTAGAAGAAACTTTTGAATCTTCTGTTCCTGAAATGCAAAATTGTAGTGAATCTTTGCTTCAGGAAATGTTACCAACAAAACCAGGAGATGATGACACAGCAAGTGGCTTTTTAGAACATAAAGAATGCTTTGGGAAAGAAGCTAGTTCAGCAAATTCACCACAAGAAAATAAAGACAAACCTAACTTTGTTTCTAATAAGGTAACTGAGCTTCCTGTACAATCAACTGTTGCCTTTTCACAAATGCATGTCGAAGTGGATGGCTGTGAAAAGCAAGTAAATGTTGATATGGAAAATGGTAATATAATGCATGAAAATTTGGAAAGCACTATAAACACAGGTGCTGATTTAGAGGCTCACAAATTACTCTTGAGTGTTAATGAGAATGGTGATAAGTCAGATCTTAATCCTGAGCAAGGAAATGTTTGTAAAGATGATAAATCTGCTTCCGATTTTGTTAATAGTGATAAAAAACAAAGTGAAATTGACAGTATGCAAGAAGTTATGGACAAGGAAACTCTAAAATCTGAATCGGATTCTCAGGTGTCTGAAAAAGAAGATAAAAGTAATGTTCCAAACTCAGAATCAAAAGAAGTTAATGAAAAGCTTAAAAGAGAAACCCGAACAAGAAAATCTAGGTTTCACTCTCCGTCAACAACATGGTCTCCTAGTAAAACCGATATTAAAGATAGACCAAGATCTCGTTCAAGATCTAAAGTAAGGGACTCTCCAGCTAAAAGGAGGTCTAGAACACACAGTAGGGACAGAGATCGAGACCGAGGTGGACAGTGGAAAGGTCGAAGTAGAGACCGTAGACATAGGAGACAGTCTAGGTCCAGATCTAAAAGTCGTTCACGTTCTGGATCACGTCCCAGAACTAAAAACCGATTTTCTGCACCTGATCGAAACAATGATAGCCATTCTCCACACTGGAAAGACAGGCGGTCACATGAAAACTGGAGAGGTTCTAGAGGACATGAAAGATACAGAAGAAGTGATAATGAAAAATCTGTTGAGCATTCAAGGCGGAATGAGCAGTATAAGTCAAATGAATATTCACGACGGAATGAGCAAGCAAAGTCTGAGCACTTGCATCGAAGTGAGACAGAAAAAAGGTTGAATGAAGCCGATAAGCACAGTGATCTTTCCCGGAGAAATGAGTCTGAGAAGACTGGCGACAATTTTCAACTGAAGGGATTTGAACAAAATAATAAGTTTCCCAAAAATGAGGCAGAAGTACCCAGTGACCATTCGCCACTAAAAGAGCTTGAAAATGTCTCCAAACATTTAATGCACAATGAACCACAGAAACCCAGTGAACATATCCTACAGAATGAGAATCTCCAGCAGGATGAGTCTGATAGGCCCTCTATTCCTTTTCAACAGAAGGAACCTGAGAAACCCAATAACTGTTCCCAGCAGGAGCCTAAGAAACCCAACAATTCTTTCTGGCAAACTGAGCCTGAGCAGCAAAGTGAATCCATCCAGTGCAATGAATCAGAAAAGGCCAACATTTTTCACCACAGTGAACCAGAAAAGCCTGGAAATCATTTCCAAAAGAGTGACCCTGAAAGGCCCGGCAAAAGCTTCTGGAGGAATGAGCATGAGAAGTCTAGTGATCATTTCCGATGGAATGAACCTGATAATAATCGCAGTAATTTCTGGAAGAATGAGCCTGAGAGGCCAGACAACCATTGCTGGCCATACGAGCCAGATGTACCAAATGaacaatttagaaatgaaaagcaTAATATAAACAGAGAGAGATCTGAGCAGTATcctggaaataaaaataattatccaGATTGGAATGCAGAAAATAATACATCCATTGAAAAAAGAGGAAGAGGAGCGAACCGATCTAGAGGCTATAATAGGGGATCGTCCTGGTCTGATAACCAGTACCATTCAGGGGATTCATGGAATAGAAATGCAAACTCAGAATGGAGGGCACCTAGAGGTCGCGGAGGACGTGGTAGAGGTGGGTTCCGTGGTGGAATAAGCTTTGGTGACCAAAATGAAAATCGATGGAATGATCGACCGCCTTTTTCAGGAAATTCTCAATATTTTGGGCCTGATCCTTCTGGTTTAACTGATAATAGAAATTTTAGGCCCAAATATGAACAAGAACCACCCAATCCACCTGCAGACCGCTCTGGATGGTCATCTGCATCAAGCTGGGCTGTGAGGAAAACATTACCAGCTGATGTTCAGAGTTACTATTCGAAGAGGGGGAAAAACAATGCAGGCCCTCAGTCAGGGTGGTCAAGACAAGAAGTGTCTCAGGATCAAG ATCAAACCATTAAAGAGACAGAAAGTCAGCAAGTAGATGCATCCCAAGTCCCTGTAAATGTTGTACAGCCTCAAGTGAATGTAGTGCAGCAACTAATGAATCCACCTCCTCAGCAGCCTATGAATATTTTCCCATATCCTGTGGGCATCCATCCTCCCATGGTAAACATCCAACACAATCCATTTAATATTCCTCAACTACCAATGCATCTACACCCTGGGCTGCCTATCGTTCAAGTGGCTGTTCCTAACACAGTTCCTCAGGGACtgcctcctcctccacctcctccaccaccAACACAACAACTTAACTACATTGCTTCACAGCAAGATGGAAAACACTTGCAG GTGAATGCCAGTGCCTCACATGTAAGTAGTAACATGAGTGCACCGCTCTTGCCTGCTCCCACAGCATCCCAAGGCATTGCTGGAAATATCCTGGGACCAAATTCAGGTAGTGTTGCAACCTCCAGTCATCCAGTAAAATTCTCTGCAAGAAAAGAAAGCATAACGGCGGAAGCCATTGCAGATAGCTCCAACAAGCAAAAG AGAGTGCACATACAAGAAAGAGCAGCACAGGAAGTCAAAATAGCCATAAAACCATTTTATCAAAACAAAGATATAACAAAAGAGGAATACAAGGAGATTGTAAAGAAAGCAGTTGATAAG GTTTGCCACAGTAAGAGTGGAGAAGTGGATTCATCTAAAGTTGCGAATCTTATAAAGGCTTATGTAGACAAGTACAAACATTCTCGGAAAAAAGGGGACTGA
- the scaf11.S gene encoding uncharacterized protein LOC100127298 isoform X1, translated as MKNKRFMLAGSNKQHKDDDDDAREDSTWSNLVSCFTKERCPICLNFLRKDDVAFPENCYHAFCFTCILKWSETSTSCPVDRKPFQAVMKIDKIGCTKIPVKTKLTKESRERYSCDKKQCCSVGIENGKIYFRTDIAGETPLHNYKASTYEKNQCNTEEKTDLKLKIKRLSWSSAYCCGGYSDIYPPVNTSGTPNHVSNGSYAPQDSETSLIQMKRHELSYLRTPAVAWQTQCSAPLSTEMETMMLPLPSFSFFDHIFPLNHYSSRNQDFSKRTCAQSGTQEGTEKKRAAGASSTRGTRKKPVQSSTRRRSTRNSKTEEVGQLQSSPKSSNSDHSATGCNSSSTNAESSQNVVKSPPKQKRSSKKRLQVRKSLRSNKHTQEESDESKENSESESEQSYQKKSKISRESSSEMGHTDTDTSADQVAEMCEHHMDEQSSDIPVSDTDKHFDEQHLPLSPQIESSDKIQYSPDFEKEDNFNKDIASPGLNNGQHIGAETDCSPPAEQIVLSQSVSPKLLDAQEDTGLCPELLHLEGNHNPGTVGIEKPKNLVSTDFVSEQSEGKDMEHTLHSASSSDSDTLLESENATVLPCMTIEKFSEPEENEEGGLQCKKENSDGSENATTLPFMTIEKFNEPEENEEDGLQCKKENSDGSSSVSDSHSIVIKPSDCLVSQNGYNIPPSLESIVVSQTGQGSLYHPASEKQGQSEVGNFGNILSKETHSVTEQSVELEETFESSVPEMQNCSESLLQEMLPTKPGDDDTASGFLEHKECFGKEASSANSPQENKDKPNFVSNKVTELPVQSTVAFSQMHVEVDGCEKQVNVDMENGNIMHENLESTINTGADLEAHKLLLSVNENGDKSDLNPEQGNVCKDDKSASDFVNSDKKQSEIDSMQEVMDKETLKSESDSQVSEKEDKSNVPNSESKEVNEKLKRETRTRKSRFHSPSTTWSPSKTDIKDRPRSRSRSKVRDSPAKRRSRTHSRDRDRDRGGQWKGRSRDRRHRRQSRSRSKSRSRSGSRPRTKNRFSAPDRNNDSHSPHWKDRRSHENWRGSRGHERYRRSDNEKSVEHSRRNEQYKSNEYSRRNEQAKSEHLHRSETEKRLNEADKHSDLSRRNESEKTGDNFQLKGFEQNNKFPKNEAEVPSDHSPLKELENVSKHLMHNEPQKPSEHILQNENLQQDESDRPSIPFQQKEPEKPNNCSQQEPKKPNNSFWQTEPEQQSESIQCNESEKANIFHHSEPEKPGNHFQKSDPERPGKSFWRNEHEKSSDHFRWNEPDNNRSNFWKNEPERPDNHCWPYEPDVPNEQFRNEKHNINRERSEQYPGNKNNYPDWNAENNTSIEKRGRGANRSRGYNRGSSWSDNQYHSGDSWNRNANSEWRAPRGRGGRGRGGFRGGISFGDQNENRWNDRPPFSGNSQYFGPDPSGLTDNRNFRPKYEQEPPNPPADRSGWSSASSWAVRKTLPADVQSYYSKRGKNNAGPQSGWSRQEVSQDQDQTIKETESQQVDASQVPVNVVQPQVNVVQQLMNPPPQQPMNIFPYPVGIHPPMVNIQHNPFNIPQLPMHLHPGLPIVQVAVPNTVPQGLPPPPPPPPPTQQLNYIASQQDGKHLQVNASASHVSSNMSAPLLPAPTASQGIAGNILGPNSGSVATSSHPVKFSARKESITAEAIADSSNKQKRVHIQERAAQEVKIAIKPFYQNKDITKEEYKEIVKKAVDKVCHSKSGEVDSSKVANLIKAYVDKYKHSRKKGD; from the exons ATCAAAAGATTAAGCTGGTCTAGTGCTTATTGCTGTGGTGGCTACTCAGACATATATCCTCCTGTAAACACATCTGGTACACCTAACCATGTTAGTAATGG GTCATATGCGCCACAAGATTCTGAAACTAGTTTGATCCAAATGAAGAGACATGAGCTAAGTTACTTAAGGACACCTGCTGTAGCTTGGCAAACCCAATG cagTGCACCTCTTTCTACTGAAATGGAAACAATGATGCTTCCActgccttcattttctttttttgaccaTATCTTCCCATTAAATCACTACTCGTCCAGAAATCAAG ATTTCTCAAAGAGAACTTGTGCTCAATCAGGCACACAAGAAGGCACTGAAAAGAAGCGAGCAGCTGGTGCTTCCAGTACTAGAGGGACAAGGAAAAAGCCTGTTCAGTCAAGCACAAGGAGAAGGTCTACACGAAATAGCAAAACTGAGGAAGTCGGTCAACTTCAGAGTTCTCCAAAATCTAGCAATTCTGATCACAGTGCTACTGGCTGCAACAGCTCCTCCACAAATGCAGAGTCATCACAAAATGTAGTAAAGTCTCCACCTAAACAAAAAAGATCATCGAAAAAAAGATTACAGGTTCGAAAAAGCCTTCGATCCAACAAACACACACAGGAAGAATCTGATGAAAGTAAGGAGAATTCCGAAAGTGAATCCGAGCAAAGTTATCAAAAGAAGTCAAAGATATCAAGAGAAAGCTCTTCAGAAATGGGACACACTGATACAGATACATCTGCTGATCAAGTTGCTGAAATGTGTGAGCATCATATGGATGAACAGTCTTCAGATATACCAGTTTCTGATACTGACAAACATTTTGATGAACAACATTTGCCTCTCTCTCCTCAAATAGAAtcctctgataaaattcaatatTCACCTGACTTTGAAAAGGAGGACAATTTTAATAAAGACATTGCATCTCCTGGGTTAAACAATGGACAACATATAGGTGCTGAAACAGATTGCTCACCACCTGCAGAGCAAATTGTATTGTCACAGTCTGTTTCTCCAAAACTACTAGATGCTCAAGAGGATACTGGTTTGTGTCCTGAACTGCTGCATTTGGAGGGAAACCATAATCCTGGCACTGTAGGAATAGAGAAGCCAAAGAATTTAGTGAGTACAGATTTTGTATCAGAACAATCTGAGGGGAAAGATATGGAGCATACATTACATTCTGCATCTTCTTCTGATTCTGATACTCTTCTGGAGTCTGAAAATGCAACAGTTTTACCATGCATGACAATAGAAAAGTTCAGTGAACCTGAGGAAAATGAGGAAGGTGGATTGCAGTGTAAAAAAGAGAATTCTGATGGATCTGAAAATGCAACAACTTTACCATTCATGACAATAGAAAAGTTCAATGAGCCTGAGGAAAATGAAGAAGATGGATTGCAATGTAAAAAAGAGAATTCTGATGGATCTTCATCAGTCAGTGATAGCCATTCCATAGTAATCAAACCCAGTGATTGCCTTGTTTCACAAAATGGCTATAACATTCCTCCTTCATTAGAAAGCATTGTTGTATCACAGACAGGTCAGGGATCTCTATATCATcctgcttcagaaaaacaaggACAATCTGAAGTTGGTAATTTTGGAAATATTTTGTCAAAGGAAACTCATTCTGTGACTGAACAATCTGTTGAATTAGAAGAAACTTTTGAATCTTCTGTTCCTGAAATGCAAAATTGTAGTGAATCTTTGCTTCAGGAAATGTTACCAACAAAACCAGGAGATGATGACACAGCAAGTGGCTTTTTAGAACATAAAGAATGCTTTGGGAAAGAAGCTAGTTCAGCAAATTCACCACAAGAAAATAAAGACAAACCTAACTTTGTTTCTAATAAGGTAACTGAGCTTCCTGTACAATCAACTGTTGCCTTTTCACAAATGCATGTCGAAGTGGATGGCTGTGAAAAGCAAGTAAATGTTGATATGGAAAATGGTAATATAATGCATGAAAATTTGGAAAGCACTATAAACACAGGTGCTGATTTAGAGGCTCACAAATTACTCTTGAGTGTTAATGAGAATGGTGATAAGTCAGATCTTAATCCTGAGCAAGGAAATGTTTGTAAAGATGATAAATCTGCTTCCGATTTTGTTAATAGTGATAAAAAACAAAGTGAAATTGACAGTATGCAAGAAGTTATGGACAAGGAAACTCTAAAATCTGAATCGGATTCTCAGGTGTCTGAAAAAGAAGATAAAAGTAATGTTCCAAACTCAGAATCAAAAGAAGTTAATGAAAAGCTTAAAAGAGAAACCCGAACAAGAAAATCTAGGTTTCACTCTCCGTCAACAACATGGTCTCCTAGTAAAACCGATATTAAAGATAGACCAAGATCTCGTTCAAGATCTAAAGTAAGGGACTCTCCAGCTAAAAGGAGGTCTAGAACACACAGTAGGGACAGAGATCGAGACCGAGGTGGACAGTGGAAAGGTCGAAGTAGAGACCGTAGACATAGGAGACAGTCTAGGTCCAGATCTAAAAGTCGTTCACGTTCTGGATCACGTCCCAGAACTAAAAACCGATTTTCTGCACCTGATCGAAACAATGATAGCCATTCTCCACACTGGAAAGACAGGCGGTCACATGAAAACTGGAGAGGTTCTAGAGGACATGAAAGATACAGAAGAAGTGATAATGAAAAATCTGTTGAGCATTCAAGGCGGAATGAGCAGTATAAGTCAAATGAATATTCACGACGGAATGAGCAAGCAAAGTCTGAGCACTTGCATCGAAGTGAGACAGAAAAAAGGTTGAATGAAGCCGATAAGCACAGTGATCTTTCCCGGAGAAATGAGTCTGAGAAGACTGGCGACAATTTTCAACTGAAGGGATTTGAACAAAATAATAAGTTTCCCAAAAATGAGGCAGAAGTACCCAGTGACCATTCGCCACTAAAAGAGCTTGAAAATGTCTCCAAACATTTAATGCACAATGAACCACAGAAACCCAGTGAACATATCCTACAGAATGAGAATCTCCAGCAGGATGAGTCTGATAGGCCCTCTATTCCTTTTCAACAGAAGGAACCTGAGAAACCCAATAACTGTTCCCAGCAGGAGCCTAAGAAACCCAACAATTCTTTCTGGCAAACTGAGCCTGAGCAGCAAAGTGAATCCATCCAGTGCAATGAATCAGAAAAGGCCAACATTTTTCACCACAGTGAACCAGAAAAGCCTGGAAATCATTTCCAAAAGAGTGACCCTGAAAGGCCCGGCAAAAGCTTCTGGAGGAATGAGCATGAGAAGTCTAGTGATCATTTCCGATGGAATGAACCTGATAATAATCGCAGTAATTTCTGGAAGAATGAGCCTGAGAGGCCAGACAACCATTGCTGGCCATACGAGCCAGATGTACCAAATGaacaatttagaaatgaaaagcaTAATATAAACAGAGAGAGATCTGAGCAGTATcctggaaataaaaataattatccaGATTGGAATGCAGAAAATAATACATCCATTGAAAAAAGAGGAAGAGGAGCGAACCGATCTAGAGGCTATAATAGGGGATCGTCCTGGTCTGATAACCAGTACCATTCAGGGGATTCATGGAATAGAAATGCAAACTCAGAATGGAGGGCACCTAGAGGTCGCGGAGGACGTGGTAGAGGTGGGTTCCGTGGTGGAATAAGCTTTGGTGACCAAAATGAAAATCGATGGAATGATCGACCGCCTTTTTCAGGAAATTCTCAATATTTTGGGCCTGATCCTTCTGGTTTAACTGATAATAGAAATTTTAGGCCCAAATATGAACAAGAACCACCCAATCCACCTGCAGACCGCTCTGGATGGTCATCTGCATCAAGCTGGGCTGTGAGGAAAACATTACCAGCTGATGTTCAGAGTTACTATTCGAAGAGGGGGAAAAACAATGCAGGCCCTCAGTCAGGGTGGTCAAGACAAGAAGTGTCTCAGGATCAAG ATCAAACCATTAAAGAGACAGAAAGTCAGCAAGTAGATGCATCCCAAGTCCCTGTAAATGTTGTACAGCCTCAAGTGAATGTAGTGCAGCAACTAATGAATCCACCTCCTCAGCAGCCTATGAATATTTTCCCATATCCTGTGGGCATCCATCCTCCCATGGTAAACATCCAACACAATCCATTTAATATTCCTCAACTACCAATGCATCTACACCCTGGGCTGCCTATCGTTCAAGTGGCTGTTCCTAACACAGTTCCTCAGGGACtgcctcctcctccacctcctccaccaccAACACAACAACTTAACTACATTGCTTCACAGCAAGATGGAAAACACTTGCAG GTGAATGCCAGTGCCTCACATGTAAGTAGTAACATGAGTGCACCGCTCTTGCCTGCTCCCACAGCATCCCAAGGCATTGCTGGAAATATCCTGGGACCAAATTCAGGTAGTGTTGCAACCTCCAGTCATCCAGTAAAATTCTCTGCAAGAAAAGAAAGCATAACGGCGGAAGCCATTGCAGATAGCTCCAACAAGCAAAAG AGAGTGCACATACAAGAAAGAGCAGCACAGGAAGTCAAAATAGCCATAAAACCATTTTATCAAAACAAAGATATAACAAAAGAGGAATACAAGGAGATTGTAAAGAAAGCAGTTGATAAG GTTTGCCACAGTAAGAGTGGAGAAGTGGATTCATCTAAAGTTGCGAATCTTATAAAGGCTTATGTAGACAAGTACAAACATTCTCGGAAAAAAGGGGACTGA